CACGGACGTCACCGCGTCAGCGGAGGATGTAGATCACGAAGAACAGTGCGATCCACACGACGTCGACGAAGTGCCAGTAGTAGGACGTCACGATGCCGGTGGTGGCCTCGTGGTGCCCGAAGTTCTTGGCGGAGAAAGACCGACCGAGAAGGAACAGGAAGGCGATCAGGCCACCCACGACGTGGAGTCCGTGGAAGCCTGTGGCCAGGAAGAAGACCGAGCCGTAGGGGTGCGACGAGATGGTGAGTCCCTCGTGCACGAGCTCGGCGTACTCGAAGACCTGACCGCCGATGAAGAACGCACCCATGAGGTACGTGAGCGTGATCCACTCGTTCATCCCCCACCGGTTGACCTGGAAGATCGATCCGGTGCGGACGGGCTGGAAACGCTCCGCCGCGAGGACACCCAGCTGGCACGTCACGGAGGACAGCACCAGGATCGACGTGTTGATCACGGCGAAGGGGATGTTGAGCTTCTCGGTCTGAGAAGCCCACTCCTCGGCGGGTATCACCGATCGAGCGGTGAAGTACATAGCGAACAGTCCAGCGAAGAACATGAGCTCGCTGGCCAGCCACACGATCGTCCCGACCGAGACAGGGTTCGGTCGGTTGACGCTCACGTGCTGGTGGGCGTGGGGGGCAGCCGTTGCGGTCGACACATCAGCCATTATGGCCGACGTCGGAGCGATTTGGACCACTGGAT
This region of Oerskovia jenensis genomic DNA includes:
- the ctaE gene encoding aa3-type cytochrome oxidase subunit III, which produces MADVSTATAAPHAHQHVSVNRPNPVSVGTIVWLASELMFFAGLFAMYFTARSVIPAEEWASQTEKLNIPFAVINTSILVLSSVTCQLGVLAAERFQPVRTGSIFQVNRWGMNEWITLTYLMGAFFIGGQVFEYAELVHEGLTISSHPYGSVFFLATGFHGLHVVGGLIAFLFLLGRSFSAKNFGHHEATTGIVTSYYWHFVDVVWIALFFVIYILR